The window GACAGATATACCGCAAAGGTATCCGAATATATGACCAGCAAAAATCTGGTCACTGTTCCAGTGGGAACGTCTCTGGAAGAATCCATGAGACACCTTCAGGAGCACAGAATAGAAAAACTTCTTGTGGTGGACAGCGACTATCAGCTGAAAGGTCTCATCACCATTAAAGACATAAACAAGCGCATCAAATATCCCAATGCGGCCAAGGACGACATGGGCAGACTGCTCGTTGGAGCGGCTGTGGGTGTCGGCGAAGAGGCGAAAGCAAGGGTTGCCGGGCTGGTTGCGAAAAAGGCTGACGTAATAGTTGTCGATACTGCACACGGACATTCTTTCAAAGTTCTGGACATGGTCAGATGGATAAAGAAAGAATATCCTGATATTCAGGTGGTTGCGGGCAACGTTGCCACAGGCGAAGCGGTTGAAGACCTTGCAAAAGCGGGTGCTGACTGCGTTAAGGTGGGTATAGGCCCCGGATCGATCTGTACGACCCGTGTTGTTGCGGGTGTGGGCGTTCCCCAGATAACAGCTATCATGGACTGTTCAGCCGCAGGCGACAAATACGGTATCCCGATCATAGCTGACGGCGGTATCAAATATTCCGGCGACGTGGTGAAGGCCATCGCTGCCGGTGCGGCCTGTGTTATGATGGGTTCAATGTTCGCAGGAACAAAAGAGGCTCCCGGCGACATAGAGCTTTATCAGGGAAGAAGCTATAAGGTATACAGAGGTATGGGTTCAGTGGGCGCAATGAAAGAGGGCTCAAAGGACAGATACTTCCAGGATGAAGTGATGAACGAGCAGAAATATGTGCCGGAAGGCATCGAGGGCAGGGTTCATTACAAAGGTGAACTGAGCGAAACCATCTATCAGCTGGTGGGCGGCCTTAAATCCGGCATGGGTTATACAGGCAGCAGAGGCATTGAAGACCTGCGCAAATATGCGAAATTTGTAAAAATTTCCGGTGCGGGACTCAAAGAGAGCCACGTTCACGACGTTATAATCACTAAAGAGGCACCCAACTACTGGGTTACGACCTGATAAAATAAAACTTCAGGATGAAGTTCTCGAAGTGAGTTACAACATAACAGAATAAAGTACGGTTAAAGATAATGTAAATCCCTCCAAACCTCCCTTTATAAAAGGGAGGCTTAAAACTCCCTCCTTTATCAAAGGAGGGTCGGGGTGGATTTTCCAAAATATACTGAGGTACGCTAAATTGGACATACACAGCCAGAAGGTATTGATACTTGATTTCGGCTCACAGTACACCCAGCTCATCGCAAGGCGTGTGCGTGAGGCGAACGTTTACTGCGAAATCTTTCCCTGCAACGCCGATTTCGAAAAGATTAGAAATTTCGGCGCAAAGGGTATAATTCTGTCGGGCGGCCCCGCATCTGTTTATGATGAGGATGCTCCCACAGTTTCCAGAGAGATATATGACCTCGGAGCACCTGTTCTGGGCATCTGCTACGGACACCAGCTCACAGGTGAATACTTCGGCGGAAAGGTTGCCGCCGCAGACCACAGGGAATACGGCAGAGCCGAGCTTTTCATCGGCAAAAAAGATCCCTTCTTTGAGGGAATAGACACGGAATCCTTCACAGTCTGGATGAGCCACGGCGACAGACTGGAGAAGATGCCCGAAGGGTTCGATGTGATAGCCTACACCAAAAACGCACCTGTTGCGGCGATGAAGCATCACACAAGACCCATATACACCATCCAGTTCCACCCCGAAGTGGCACACACCGACAACGGTGCGGCTATCCTTAAAAACTTCGTTGTGGGGATCTGCGGATGCCAGCAGATATGGACGCCTGCAAACTTTGTTGAGGCTGAAATTGAGCGTATCCGTGAGCTTGTGGGAGACAAAAGAGTGCTTTGCGGTCTTTCCGGCGGCGTGGATTCATCCGTTGCGGCGGTGCTTATTCACAGAGCCATCGGCGACAGGCTGACATGCGTTTTCGTGGACAACGGACTTCTGCGCAAGGACGAGGGAAAGCAGGTTGAGGAGGCATTCCGCAACCACTTCCACATGAACCTTATCGCCGTGAACGCCGAGGACAGATTCCTTGAGGCTCTGAAAGGCGTTTCCGATCCTGAGAAAAAGAGAAAGGCCATAGGAAACCTGTTCGTAAGAATATTTGAAGAGGAGTCCAAAAAACTGGGCGACTTCGATTTCCTCGCACAGGGGACACTCTATCCCGATGTTATCGAATCCGTATCATTCCGTGGGCCCTCTGTCACCATAAAGACACACCACAACGTCGGCGGTCTGCCCGAGGACATGAAGTTCAAACTTCTTGAGCCTCTGCGTGAACTGTTCAAGGACGAGGTTCGTGCTGTCGGTGCGGCGTTGGGCATTCCGGATAACTTCATCTGGAGACACCCCTTCCCCGGCCCCGGTCTGGGCGTGCGTGTGCTCGGCGAGGTAACTAAAGAGAGATGCGACGTTCTGCGTGAAGCGGACGCAATATACATGGAAGAACTGCATAAGGCAGGGCTTTACAGAAGGATATGGCAGGCTTTCACAGTTCTGCTCCCCGTAAACACCGTCGGTGTCATGGGTGACAACAGAACATATGAGAACGCAGTGGCAATCCGTGCGGTGGAATCAACCGACGGCATGACCGCCGACTGGGCGCACATCCCTTATGAGGTGCTGGGCAGGATATCCAACAGGATAATCAACGAGGTCAGAGGCATCAACCGTGTGGCCTACGACATAAGCTCAAAGCCGCCGGCAACCATCGAGTGGGAGTAATTTTACTTGAACTTTGAACGCTTTATAGCGAAAAGATATCTGAAATCCAGAAAGTCCAACCGTATACTCTCGTTCATTTCGGGAGTATCGGTTCTGGGCATAGTTCTCGGCGTCGCCACGCTTATCGTGGTCATCAGCGTCATGAACGGGTTTTCGGACAACCTGAAAAACAGGATTCTGGGAGCCAACGCACACATAGTGATAAACCGTGTGGACGTCAGCCCCATCGAGAACTGGCGGGATGTTCAGAAGGAGATAGCCTCCGTAAGGAACGTCACCGGAGTGTCTCCGTT of the Seleniivibrio woodruffii genome contains:
- the guaB gene encoding IMP dehydrogenase, which encodes MYHEKILKDALTFDDVLIVPGKSEILPKDVDTKTRLTDRIRLNIPLVSAAMDTVTEAKLAIAMAQEGGIGFIHKNMSIEAQADEVDKVKRSESGMIVDPVTIDPDRTVEDALNLMGRYKISGVPVVKDEKLVGILTNRDLRFVDRYTAKVSEYMTSKNLVTVPVGTSLEESMRHLQEHRIEKLLVVDSDYQLKGLITIKDINKRIKYPNAAKDDMGRLLVGAAVGVGEEAKARVAGLVAKKADVIVVDTAHGHSFKVLDMVRWIKKEYPDIQVVAGNVATGEAVEDLAKAGADCVKVGIGPGSICTTRVVAGVGVPQITAIMDCSAAGDKYGIPIIADGGIKYSGDVVKAIAAGAACVMMGSMFAGTKEAPGDIELYQGRSYKVYRGMGSVGAMKEGSKDRYFQDEVMNEQKYVPEGIEGRVHYKGELSETIYQLVGGLKSGMGYTGSRGIEDLRKYAKFVKISGAGLKESHVHDVIITKEAPNYWVTT
- the guaA gene encoding glutamine-hydrolyzing GMP synthase, which encodes MDIHSQKVLILDFGSQYTQLIARRVREANVYCEIFPCNADFEKIRNFGAKGIILSGGPASVYDEDAPTVSREIYDLGAPVLGICYGHQLTGEYFGGKVAAADHREYGRAELFIGKKDPFFEGIDTESFTVWMSHGDRLEKMPEGFDVIAYTKNAPVAAMKHHTRPIYTIQFHPEVAHTDNGAAILKNFVVGICGCQQIWTPANFVEAEIERIRELVGDKRVLCGLSGGVDSSVAAVLIHRAIGDRLTCVFVDNGLLRKDEGKQVEEAFRNHFHMNLIAVNAEDRFLEALKGVSDPEKKRKAIGNLFVRIFEEESKKLGDFDFLAQGTLYPDVIESVSFRGPSVTIKTHHNVGGLPEDMKFKLLEPLRELFKDEVRAVGAALGIPDNFIWRHPFPGPGLGVRVLGEVTKERCDVLREADAIYMEELHKAGLYRRIWQAFTVLLPVNTVGVMGDNRTYENAVAIRAVESTDGMTADWAHIPYEVLGRISNRIINEVRGINRVAYDISSKPPATIEWE